A region from the Coffea eugenioides isolate CCC68of chromosome 9, Ceug_1.0, whole genome shotgun sequence genome encodes:
- the LOC113783371 gene encoding putative F-box/LRR-repeat protein At3g28410, whose amino-acid sequence MYVSCNSIPSACFNFSFFQAAKMDFKNDDEDEGTATCSRFEKLKKSEDQQDLLSGLPDEILLHILSFLPLEDAVKTVLIRRFGNLWRSIRILDFDQCLNHSCYNGPYCNQKLMNLIHQVVKFNESRTLEKLRLKFAFHKGYDSILEDQWLKSTSNEIDSLVRFAASKKVKVLDLDLLGCGFIELVEDYSVPDVVFRSDHLIELRLAACNIELQGEISLKSVKILSLKDIELNDNMMEKILLGCPSLEDLTLIGCYGLTNLNCSNNPNLKKLNLVLHLGKTLTISWNTALSVENSKCLEGGAKQLNLPSAIDASLFIGSRFRWERKKHNEVKRQLQKSSFCSTCTPSSSPCILA is encoded by the exons ATGTACGTTTCTTGCAATTCGATCCCTTCTGCCTGTTTTAATTTCAGCTTCTTCCAAGCTGCTAAAATGGACTTCAAgaatgatgatgaagatgaggGTACTGCAACTTGTAGTAGATTTGAGAAGCTGAAGAAATCAGAAGATCAGCAAGATTTGTTGAGTGGCTTGCCTGATGAGATTTTGCTGCATATACTTTCCTTTCTACCGTTAGAGGATGCTGTAAAGACGGTCCTGATTCGAAGATTTGGAAACCTGTGGCGCAGTATTCgaattcttgattttgatcagtgcctgaaccattcCTGCTACAACGGTCCTTATTGCAATCAAAAGCTCATGAACTTGATCCATCAAGTAGTGAAATTCAATGAGAGCAGAACCCTGGAGAAACTGCGTCTAAAGTTCGCTTTCCACAAGGGTTATGACAGTATTCTTGAAGATCAATGGCTGAAAAGTACTTCTAATGAAATCGATTCGCTAGTTCGTTTTGCAGCAAGCAAGAAAGTGAAAGTTCTTGATCTTGATTTACTGGGGTGTGGTTTCATTGAGCTCGTTGAAGATTACTCTGTCCCTGATGTTGTTTTCAGAAGTGATCACTTGATTGAACTAAGGTTGGCCGCTTGCAATATCGAATTGCAGGGAGAGATTAGTTTGAAATCGGTCAAGATCTTGTCCTTGAAGGATATTGAGTTGAATGATAACATGATGGAGAAGATCTTACTTGGCTGTCCATCACTTGAAGATTTAACTCTGATAGGTTGCTATGGTTTGACAAATTTGAATTGCAGCAACAATCCGAATCTAAAGAAGCTGAATCTTGTTCTGCACTTGGGGAAGACCTTGACAATCTCTTGGAATACTGCATTATCAGTGGAGAATTCTAAATGCTTAGAGGGTGGTGCCAAGCAATTGAATCTACCATCAGCTATTGATGCCTCACTCTTCATTGGCTCAAGATTCAGGTGGGAGAGAAAGAAGCATAATGAGGTTAAAAGGCAACTCCAGAAGTCCAGTTTTTGCAGTACTTGCACACCATCTTCCTCCCCTTGCATTTTG GCATGA